Genomic DNA from Schistosoma haematobium chromosome 1, whole genome shotgun sequence:
gatgtagaatccttcacatatctgggaagcatcgtcgatagacatggaggttcagatgcagacgtaaaggcgaggattggcaaagctagggctgcattcctacatttgaagaacatatggaactcaaaacaactttcaaccaatatcaaagtgagaatcttcaatacgaacgtcaaggcaattctactgtatggagctgaaacttggagaactacaacaaccacaatcaagaaagtacaagtatttataaatagctgtctacgcaagatactcaacatccattggccggataccatcagcaatagccttctgtgggagagaacaaaccaacttccagctgaagaggaaattaggaaaagacgatggaaatggataggacatacattacgcaaatcgtcaaactgcatcatgaggcaagctctaacttggaatcctgaagggaagcggaaaagaggaaggccaaagaacacattacgtcggataatagaagcagatatgaaaaggatgaattacaactggaaggagctggaaaggattgcccaggacagggttggatggagaatgctggtgagcgacctatgctccttcacgaggagtaacaggtgtaagtaaagtaagtaaattcgtacaactgaagaacatacggaatacaaaacaactgtctgtcaaccaacattaaagtcagaatcttcaatacgaacatcaagacagttctactgtacgcagCTGAAACGTGAATAACTActacaaacatcatcaaaaatTTACAAGTATTTATCAACAATTTGTTAGGATATTctggaaaatatcccaaaaattattctgttaagtctGACGCTATCATTGGACTTGATATGGTATCATTTTTCCTACTTCTCAAtacttatttcacgtgtcattttcctgttggccaaatattgtacaaatgttattttctattttatggtacgatatggtctgcttgactggtatataaacagagtatgtttgaaatataacgattcatatctcagaggctgggacttgcgttctggactaaactggcTGAGCTAGACAAGGAAGCACGGCTAATCAGACTCTAGGTCGCTCGCACGtgtttacgcgtccttggtccgatcgataattcgttGCCGTCTAATCTTCAGTCGCAAGTTATAacacaattgtctacgcaagatactatACGTCAGTTCACCAGATACCAttagtaacagcctactgttcgagagaacaaaccaaattccaacagaagagggaattaggaaaatacgTTGTCAGTGCATAGGATATACATTGTTGAAATCACCAATcgacatcacgaggcaagctctagcttggaatcctgaaggggaacggaaaagaggaagatcaagaaagacaTTGCATCAGGAATtagaaggaaacatgaaaagaataaacagcaactgggaaggattgcccaggatagaaTTCGTCGGAGAATCGTGGTTGGTGGTCTATAGTCCTTcacgaagggtaacaggcgtaagttaagTGTATAAGACGAAAATTGTTCAACTAAATAGGTAGGGACCTAAAAACACTAGATTGCTCAATCGTTTACGTTGAAATTAAGTATAGTTCGCTAGGTAAGTGTGTTAAGTCGGTTGATAAGTATATCAATCTTCGTCGGTAATTGAAGTTCCTGGTGGACCTCCATCCCACCAGATAGTTCAGTCGTCATAGGCCACGTAGAGTAGGACAGTGTGATCGATGTCGTAGGGGCAGCGGACCAGTTAAACTGTAAGAATAACTCACGCGAAACAGGCTTTTAAAAGCAACTGATGAAGAGTGATTTTCTAGTACATCACCAGAGTCCTTAGTAtggatataaaaaaataaaaacatgtGATTGTAAATGCGGTTCATTTGAATGCGAAAATCATTTCTGCCAGTTGTAATCATCATTCGTTTTGTGTGTGATCTAGGATACTACCTGGGTGCTGAAACGTAAGCGGGTAGTTTTCTTAGGTTGCCACCCCTCGAggctttgacctagaggtctaatccgcAAAGTATTGTAGCAACGTTAGAAGATGCAGTTCAGTGGTTGTCAGTGACCAACAGTAGGTTCATACGCtttttgtttcctcaggatcctaAAGTCTTTGTACACCAGGGTTTTCCGAATCTCCTAAGTGAATCCTTCGTACCCATTAACCCGGTTTAAGCCCTGAATATTCGGTTTTGGTCTTCTTAATTTCATGAACAATAATCTAGCCGCGAGAAAGtagtgagcaggacttccctgacagtggctgtatacgcgtgtccatgtgagaacattttgagagggagagtggactctctcGACCGTGCCGGAGCATTTGAGGGCGATGTTTCATAGACCTATCAAGTATCGAACACATTCAGCGATTTCAGCAACTACCTAAACTTTAGATCACTAGGTTTGATTACaatgattaatttttttaactTTGATTAGATGTTGGCACTGTTGACCGCCATTTATCGCCACTAGTGGTACCTATCTTTCACCTATATAAGGtcaaaacagttgtccagtaCAGTGAGGTTTTCAGGTGTTATCGGGCTAGATTTAGTCTATAAGGTAATTTACGTATTAAACAATCTCTAAATACATCGTTTGCTAATAACCGTGTGCTTATAGTGAATAAATTCAAGAGGAAACTCTCAATTTTtgtgaaaagcagtgaccagtgaatgTAAACAATGTCTGTCTTAAAAAATAACAGGAATTCCAATGGATTATGGTAGAGAAATCTCGATTTTTTAGCTGAATTCTTAGCAAAATGTCATACGAAGTATATTAAGTCAAATCCAAGTTTGGCTTAGTTATATCATTCACGTGGAATAATAATCTAACCAAGGTAAGTGTTCACCAATCCCTAACAATGTCAGTCTATCTATATACAAATGCTCATGAGAAGAAACTTATCATTCAGCCTTCGATAGTAAAACCTTCTTCATAGTCTAGTCTTATGATTTTCGCTATTCAGGTTGATCGAACATTAGTATGACGAGTAATTGCTGGGCCCGAATTCAGGCTGTATTGCATACTGTCGCATCCTGTAACGCCAATTTATGTTTTGTTTGGATGTAAGGCTGTTTTTCGATAAAACAAAACCAAAATCTGTAATACTTTGTGTTGTTTAAATCCAATATTATCATTGTCAATCCCTTAAGAATAGGTTCATATGCATTTTGTTTCCACAGGATCCTGATGCCTTTGTACATCATCTATATTCTAGCCTGCGCCTTCAAAGATACGGTGCAATTGTTTTTATGTCGCGACTGAATAAAGAAATTTAGTGAAGTAAGTGAATTTTGTTTTCACTTCTTGGAATTTCTGTATAAAGGACGATGGTATGAAAGTCCTAAAACTGAACTGATTGAAGGTTGAAGTAACCATTTCATGAGCAAATTATCAATCCAATTACTCATTCCAATAATTTTCTCAAACAGTCAGGGTTACTCATTTCACAGATGGGGGTGAATTTGATGTAATTAAATAGTACCCATTTCTCAAGATAAACGATAAACATTTTGAGACTATAATATCTGGATATCACAAAGTATTAGCTGTTATTTACTAACTTGAAATCcaagttaatttattttttagaaaatgtAAAATGTTACTCTTTAATGATGTTCTTAATCTAGTACTATTAATGAAACAAATTATTGAATCATTCTATCCTTTTTCAGTTGAAACATTGATCACCATATAGAGATGACGATGATACTTCAAAAGAATTATATAacaattattttacatttttacaACAAGATGACATCTTCATTAGTATAAGAattgttattattcttactcataataatgattacatttATTACAATTTTGATTAAGTTTGAAAATATCATAATTGAGGTAACTAAGATTGTAATCTTTTTTCTAGATCACTTACTTAGTTGATAAGTGATGTGCTGTGTATAGAAGAACAGgtatatttgtgtatttttaTGGTGAATGTATATGTGTGTAGTTACTATacacaaaaaaaataaagaaaattatagTATAGTGAAatcatgataaattaatttgattggttgattagTCTCTATGGCCTCTTCTCAATAAATTCTTCGATTTTCATTTTCttatcattaataatttattattttccagTAAATAGATATGCTTTTATAGTTGGGATCCCTTTAACTAACTGTACTAATATACATGATATATGCATACCATCCATATAATTATAGAAATTTAGATACGTatgtttgtgtgcgtgtgtgcgCGTATTGTTTGTTGATTGGttttataaaatgtatttcatttattcCTATAGTACACTTTCATTTACATTTTACTATTAAAAGCATTGAAATTCATGTCAATATAAGACATTAAATTATCAGTGTactcatcattattattcattaaaggTAATACTTAACACTTTTGTAACAAACTTGATTTTCTCATTGTTTTTGAGATGGtcgaaaagatttgtagctcaggtggatgaattTGAtgcagttttgttctctgagctgaatggtttagtcgtgaacctttcgtcgttcttctgaacgacatcatcagcgcaAACTTCAGGCAGATGTGACGTGTTAggatttctccacatatggttcacagcttgtcgtGTACACATCGATGTTGATTAGTTCTAGTTGatatcgaggtgtacaggacaagctgtgaaccacatatggagaaattcgaaaacttcacttctacctgaagtttgtgctgatgatatcgttcagaagaacgatgaaacctccacaactaaaccatccagctcagagaacaaaactccatgaaaatctcatttttcattaacatatatataaatattaaatgtcttatatttaaattattgttttatttttaactgtttagttaataaagataaaaatatttCGTTCTTTGCTCAATTTTTACTTTCAAAGAGTTTAAATAGGCATAAAATGGAACCATTTGTACAAGTATTCTTTGCTATTGACAAAGATGGAACTGAAACTATCACAATAGATGAATTGAAAAAGTATGTTGCTGATAATAATCTTGATGAAATGATGGTTACAGTAAgtttatcaataatttattacatATTTATGCAAAAGTTTTTGAAACACTATAAaagttttatattattcaattattgttTAAGGCTAAaaggaaagaaaagaaaaataaaacctCTATGGATACTGAACATTCTGGGATACTTGCtaaattcattctatttagTAACAAACAAAAgagaaataatttaatatagattgatttaatttaatatAAGGAAGTATTGAAATTGTATATTAAGTTCCTATTAAGAAAAATACGTGTTCATTTCAATTTAgattatataaaagaaatattagtAGAACTTTGGACATTATGTCAACTCTCAAGTTATAATTTGACTAAATTTTGTTAGATCTTATAGGTACATAGACTTATATGACATATTCTAttgtcttatatatatataatctttatAGTCTTATTCACAATAAAAGTAGGTTTTCATCCATCATTTGTCAAAACCATGTGATCAGTATTGAGAGTAcgttttttgtttatattagtTTTTCATTATATGAATGATTGATAGATTGACTACGTCTACTTATGTATTTTAACAATACAACAATTTTCATCTTTATGTGATAAAAAACACTAGGATTTAGAATAATTACagacatatatgtatatgctaCACATATAATGGATAGTAAACATTATTCGAAattagattcacttggtattgtttacttaaatctccccattgatatttaagacttcaattgatcagtctgttattagcatatgtgcatactgtgagtaatgcctcaatattgccatgattcacaagcattataagcaaagatagatagtagctagcagtggaatccaggatgcatgtttcatcctatttgagactcgtcatttcgatgtacctgcatcccagagttgatgttcactctgggactctaatcagtactgttcgcttcaaatgccatcgcgttgtCCACTTATCTATtgattcctgatagccacttgcttgtgcaattga
This window encodes:
- the A12_6 gene encoding Tegument antigen (EggNog:ENOG410IPY2~COG:S), whose product is MKTSTSEGKHGIQWTAQNQLDDLDFADDLALLSLTRERIQIKTANVAAVSASVGLSIHKGKTKVLKFKAENSNPITLDGETLEDVESFTYLGSIVDRHGGSDADVKARIGKARAAFLHLKNIWNSKQLSTNIKVRIFNTNVKAILLYGAETWRTTTTTIKKVQVFINSCLRKILNIHWPDTISNSLLWERTNQLPAEEEIRKRRWKWIGHTLRKSSNCIMRQALTWNPEGKRKRGRPKNTLRRIIEADMKRMNYNWKELERIAQDRVGWRMLVSDLCSFTRSNRFNKDKNISFFAQFLLSKSLNRHKMEPFVQVFFAIDKDGTETITIDELKKYVADNNLDEMMVTKWKSLFDAKNTGKITFSTFCEVLGLSPAQAVAMKTQHQQSASAKLHPDVVVIYEQLPLDKQIAISNKAIEILTSPKKLDEKDQAVQLKQWLDNTYGKAWHVVIVKGSFWSSYSHSANKCFIFRVRDVSYLIWRTPDEEITST